In Agrobacterium tumefaciens, one genomic interval encodes:
- the tcmP gene encoding three-Cys-motif partner protein TcmP, which produces MVRKRYDWEGGAQLDEHSKRKHKILHEYVLQYIVVRCKHPQQPRFRFAIVDGFAGAGRYAGGAVGSPLIFIDRMRVAAEQINLARAIEGLSNIDLECHLILNDADPAAVSLLRQNIAPMLAEVRETSKNLRIETSILNEPFEDVYPKIKTILTSAKITNALFNLDQCGHSYVDRATLVDIIRTYQSEIFYTFSIQSFLAFLSRTNPDLLLSQLAFLGLPIRDIEQLNFPMSNERWLGTAERLVFDAFQVCAPFVSPFSIHNPDGWRYWFIHFAKSYRARQVYNNVLHDNSSSQAHFGRAGLNMLSYNARHTDGHLYLFDQAGRTTAVDQLRDDVPRLLSERGHAINVLDFYESIYNLTPAHSADILSSLVGHPDLKVTTKSGGERRKASTIKVADTIRLNPQRTFHQLLRPLENR; this is translated from the coding sequence GTGGTCAGGAAACGGTATGATTGGGAAGGTGGCGCGCAACTTGACGAGCACTCGAAGCGCAAACACAAGATTCTGCACGAATATGTTCTGCAATATATAGTCGTCAGATGTAAGCACCCGCAGCAGCCACGCTTTCGCTTCGCCATTGTCGATGGCTTCGCTGGTGCCGGACGATATGCTGGAGGTGCCGTGGGCTCGCCGCTTATATTCATTGACCGAATGCGAGTGGCTGCGGAGCAAATAAATCTGGCACGGGCAATCGAAGGGCTTTCCAACATTGACCTAGAATGCCACTTGATTCTGAACGACGCCGACCCAGCCGCAGTTTCTCTACTTAGGCAGAATATTGCTCCAATGCTTGCCGAAGTGCGGGAAACCAGCAAAAATCTTCGGATTGAGACCAGCATCCTCAACGAGCCATTCGAAGACGTTTACCCAAAGATTAAAACAATACTGACATCGGCGAAAATTACGAATGCGTTGTTCAACCTGGATCAATGTGGACACAGCTATGTCGACCGCGCTACCTTGGTAGATATTATCCGGACCTACCAATCTGAAATTTTTTACACCTTCAGTATCCAGTCGTTCTTGGCCTTTTTGAGCCGAACAAACCCCGATCTCTTGCTCTCACAACTGGCTTTCCTTGGCTTGCCAATTCGAGATATCGAACAGTTGAATTTTCCTATGAGCAACGAACGATGGCTGGGCACGGCTGAGCGCCTCGTGTTCGATGCGTTTCAGGTCTGCGCGCCATTTGTGAGCCCTTTCTCCATCCACAATCCAGATGGATGGCGTTACTGGTTTATCCACTTCGCCAAGTCGTACCGCGCCCGCCAGGTCTATAACAACGTCTTGCATGACAACAGCAGCTCGCAAGCGCATTTCGGTAGGGCCGGCCTAAATATGCTGAGTTACAACGCTCGCCATACAGACGGCCATCTTTACCTATTCGATCAAGCAGGGCGCACAACAGCGGTTGATCAACTACGGGATGATGTCCCTCGACTTCTAAGCGAGCGGGGCCATGCGATTAATGTCCTTGATTTCTATGAAAGCATCTACAATTTGACCCCTGCGCATTCGGCCGACATACTTTCATCGCTGGTTGGTCACCCCGACCTCAAGGTCACGACCAAATCCGGAGGCGAACGCCGCAAGGCCAGTACCATCAAGGTAGCTGATACTATCAGGCTCAACCCGCAACGGACATTCCATCAACTTCTACGACCGCTTGAAAACCGCTGA
- a CDS encoding DUF5131 family protein, whose amino-acid sequence MAETQIEWTDATWNPVAGCTIMSAGCTNCYAMAMAKRLEAMHVDKYVGLTRKSGTRTIWTGVVREDESALLIPHAWKKPRKIFVNSMSDLFHDSVSDEFILKVWQVMRETPHHNYQILTKRPERMATVIREVIGEILPNVWLGTSVEDNAVTDRIDHLRHVPAAIRFISFEPLIGSVGAIDLTNIHWAIVGGESGKSARPLQEEWIDEIYDTCLENDTAFFFKQWGTWGKDNKRRSKKANGREYKGRTWDQMPIHAVP is encoded by the coding sequence ATGGCTGAGACACAGATCGAATGGACCGACGCGACATGGAATCCCGTCGCGGGTTGCACCATCATGTCCGCTGGATGCACCAACTGCTATGCGATGGCTATGGCCAAGCGACTGGAAGCTATGCATGTTGACAAATATGTGGGCCTAACCCGTAAGAGCGGCACAAGGACAATCTGGACCGGGGTTGTGCGGGAGGATGAGTCCGCTCTCCTCATTCCACATGCTTGGAAAAAGCCCCGCAAGATTTTCGTCAATTCAATGAGCGACCTTTTCCATGATTCGGTCTCCGATGAATTCATTCTAAAAGTCTGGCAGGTGATGCGCGAGACGCCACACCACAACTACCAGATTCTCACCAAACGGCCAGAACGTATGGCGACTGTGATCCGTGAGGTGATTGGCGAAATTCTGCCGAACGTGTGGCTTGGAACCAGTGTCGAGGACAATGCTGTGACGGATCGCATCGACCATCTCCGTCACGTGCCGGCAGCCATTCGCTTTATCTCTTTTGAACCGCTGATCGGTTCTGTCGGAGCCATTGATCTTACCAATATCCACTGGGCTATCGTTGGCGGCGAAAGCGGCAAATCTGCTCGACCACTGCAGGAGGAGTGGATCGATGAGATATACGACACTTGCCTAGAAAACGATACGGCGTTCTTTTTCAAGCAATGGGGAACGTGGGGCAAGGATAACAAACGGCGGTCGAAGAAGGCAAATGGCCGAGAATATAAGGGTCGCACATGGGATCAGATGCCAATCCATGCAGTACCGTGA
- the tcmP gene encoding three-Cys-motif partner protein TcmP, with amino-acid sequence MVAEVGPWAKEKLDILARYLDFYTKVLKNQPWRTIYVDAFAGGGRAKIRSKNEPLAMLDLLEAPAEQDSEQAEFLDGSPRVALSIANHFSRYVFIEPDANRAEELSDVEAEFGERRQITKLRVPAANGIAWVVGQAISKNSHRGVAFLDPFGARLEWSSVQALANTGLFEVVVNFALNMALNRMLPNDGNVPVAWADTLDRYFGSREWFDEVYSSDAHGLFASTELRKRDDYSDRLLELYRRNLKNAFGFVSTPRLICNTRGAPLYYLLWAGPHRKGLEGADYILRMGDKLPKVRKGST; translated from the coding sequence ATGGTCGCTGAGGTTGGCCCGTGGGCAAAAGAAAAGCTGGATATACTGGCCCGCTATCTCGATTTCTATACGAAGGTCCTGAAGAACCAGCCGTGGCGCACCATCTATGTCGACGCATTTGCGGGTGGCGGGCGCGCAAAGATTCGTAGCAAGAATGAGCCGCTGGCGATGCTCGATTTATTGGAAGCACCGGCCGAACAAGATTCTGAACAGGCTGAATTCCTTGATGGATCGCCCAGGGTTGCGCTTAGCATAGCCAACCACTTTTCACGTTATGTTTTTATAGAACCCGATGCTAACCGCGCCGAGGAACTGAGCGATGTCGAAGCCGAATTCGGCGAGCGCCGGCAGATAACGAAACTAAGAGTCCCAGCAGCAAACGGAATCGCATGGGTCGTCGGCCAGGCAATTTCGAAGAATAGTCATCGTGGCGTCGCGTTTCTCGACCCTTTTGGAGCGAGACTCGAGTGGTCGAGTGTACAGGCCTTGGCGAATACCGGACTGTTCGAGGTTGTTGTGAATTTCGCGCTCAACATGGCGCTCAATCGAATGCTCCCCAATGATGGCAATGTTCCCGTCGCTTGGGCAGACACGTTGGATCGGTACTTCGGTAGCCGCGAATGGTTCGATGAGGTTTACTCTTCTGATGCCCATGGCCTGTTCGCATCCACAGAACTCCGCAAGCGAGACGATTATTCTGACCGCTTGCTAGAATTGTATCGGCGAAATCTGAAGAACGCTTTCGGCTTCGTGTCTACGCCCAGGCTGATCTGCAACACGCGTGGCGCACCGCTTTACTACTTGTTGTGGGCCGGCCCGCATCGCAAGGGCCTTGAGGGTGCAGATTACATCCTGAGAATGGGTGATAAGTTACCTAAGGTCCGAAAGGGATCCACCTAG